In Bacillus sp. Cs-700, one genomic interval encodes:
- a CDS encoding DUF421 domain-containing protein: MGIGSITLELLVGFLALLILTKALGKTQITQITPFDFISSLVLGELVGNAIYDKEVNLLSIIYAVLLWGVLIYVVEWITQKFRKTRNILEGNPSIVINHGKINRHQLKKNKLDINQLKNLLRQKDVFSFREVEFAILETNGSISVLKKSDYQQPAKQDFDLQSKQSYLSVDFISDGKIDWENIHDSGFNEEWLYKVLKENKIDHPGDLLVLEWQKDEGIFLQKKDKE, from the coding sequence TTGGGTATAGGATCTATTACATTAGAGCTACTCGTTGGCTTCCTCGCTTTACTCATACTTACGAAGGCACTTGGCAAAACACAGATTACTCAAATCACACCTTTTGATTTTATCTCATCATTGGTACTTGGAGAACTCGTAGGAAATGCAATTTACGATAAAGAAGTCAATCTATTATCGATTATATACGCAGTATTGTTATGGGGTGTATTGATTTATGTCGTGGAATGGATTACACAAAAATTTAGAAAGACACGAAACATTTTAGAGGGTAATCCTTCTATAGTAATAAATCATGGAAAAATAAATCGTCATCAACTCAAGAAAAACAAATTGGATATCAATCAACTAAAGAATTTACTTCGTCAAAAAGATGTATTTTCATTTCGAGAAGTTGAATTCGCTATACTTGAAACGAATGGCAGTATTAGCGTATTAAAGAAGTCAGATTATCAGCAGCCTGCAAAACAAGACTTTGATCTCCAGTCTAAACAAAGTTATTTATCAGTTGATTTTATTTCAGATGGTAAAATTGACTGGGAAAACATACATGATTCAGGATTCAACGAAGAATGGTTATATAAGGTTCTTAAGGAAAACAAAATCGACCATCCAGGAGATTTATTAGTATTGGAATGGCAAAAGGATGAGGGTATATTTCTACAAAAAAAAGATAAGGAGTAG
- a CDS encoding VanW family protein — MISLFLAMSLAYSEDGIDQMIIHKEDSKPIVIEKNTLFHEWIGSPFYDEDQLGELMNKVDTSISKLPQNAYLEEGGAIKEGVNGYRLNKEKFQVKMLQTMYQEGTTWINPDVKIDYPRVNSELLASIRRKQIGAFVTHFRKANLERTSNIVLAAEAINNTVVFPGEKFSFNQTVGKRTKEKGYLPAPIIIRGELSEGIGGGICQVSSTLFNAVDQAGVQIVERYSHSRSVPYVKPGRDATVSWYGPDFSFRNDRHQPLLIRAKVVEGSVVIRIFSSEDE, encoded by the coding sequence ATGATTTCATTATTTTTAGCCATGTCACTCGCCTATTCTGAAGATGGAATAGATCAGATGATTATTCATAAGGAAGATAGCAAACCGATTGTTATTGAAAAAAACACACTATTTCACGAATGGATTGGGTCCCCATTTTACGATGAAGATCAGCTGGGTGAGTTAATGAATAAGGTTGATACTTCTATTTCAAAGTTACCACAAAATGCCTACCTGGAAGAGGGAGGAGCGATTAAAGAAGGGGTTAACGGCTATCGCTTAAACAAAGAAAAATTCCAAGTGAAGATGTTACAAACAATGTATCAAGAGGGGACAACGTGGATTAACCCAGATGTTAAGATTGATTATCCAAGAGTGAATTCAGAGTTACTGGCTTCAATTCGAAGAAAACAAATCGGTGCATTTGTCACTCACTTTAGAAAAGCTAACCTTGAGCGAACGTCCAATATTGTATTAGCTGCTGAAGCGATTAATAATACCGTTGTGTTTCCTGGTGAAAAGTTTTCGTTTAATCAGACCGTTGGGAAACGAACAAAGGAGAAAGGGTACTTACCTGCGCCAATTATTATTAGAGGAGAATTATCTGAAGGAATTGGCGGAGGGATTTGTCAAGTATCCTCTACTTTATTTAATGCCGTTGACCAGGCAGGTGTTCAGATTGTGGAGCGCTATTCACACAGTCGGAGTGTACCATATGTAAAACCTGGTAGAGATGCAACCGTAAGCTGGTATGGACCTGACTTTTCTTTCAGAAACGATCGTCATCAGCCATTGCTAATTAGAGCAAAAGTAGTAGAAGGATCTGTAGTTATTCGTATTTTTTCATCTGAAGATGAGTGA
- the cbpB gene encoding cyclic-di-AMP-binding protein CbpB, whose product MAKHMEVPNLYETGIEDLVISAEKVAHVQLTNPLEHAMLILIKSGYSSIPVLDTEYRLKGLISQPLILDSILGIERIEFEKLSELVVQEVMNTDIPCINEKDGFFKGLKLAIDHPFLCVVDDENIFKGILTRRALLKFVNRYLHESSVRQS is encoded by the coding sequence ATGGCAAAACATATGGAAGTACCTAATTTGTATGAAACAGGAATTGAAGATCTTGTAATTTCAGCAGAAAAAGTGGCGCATGTACAGCTGACGAATCCTTTGGAGCACGCAATGCTTATCTTGATCAAGTCGGGCTATTCATCGATACCCGTATTAGATACAGAATATCGGTTAAAAGGATTGATCAGTCAGCCGCTAATCCTCGATTCGATATTAGGGATTGAGCGAATTGAATTTGAAAAGTTAAGTGAATTAGTTGTCCAGGAAGTCATGAATACGGATATACCGTGCATCAATGAAAAAGATGGTTTTTTTAAAGGGTTAAAGTTAGCGATTGACCACCCGTTTCTCTGTGTTGTTGATGATGAGAACATCTTTAAAGGTATATTGACGAGAAGAGCGCTTCTTAAATTCGTTAACCGTTATTTACATGAATCTTCCGTACGACAGTCATAA
- a CDS encoding DUF3892 domain-containing protein, with amino-acid sequence MDRFNKVYEEYVRNTSNDISRKPNENARMITAVRKNDEGDLIAFKTNTGEELDYLQALEEAKNGRISGVDVFEKYGREIIRSEPDGIKENNFDHLPEF; translated from the coding sequence ATGGACAGATTTAACAAAGTATATGAAGAATATGTTCGAAATACATCCAACGACATTTCTAGAAAACCGAATGAAAACGCTCGAATGATTACTGCTGTAAGAAAAAATGATGAAGGCGATCTCATTGCATTTAAAACCAATACTGGCGAAGAGCTTGATTACCTTCAAGCCCTTGAAGAAGCAAAGAATGGACGGATTTCTGGAGTGGATGTTTTCGAAAAGTACGGTAGAGAAATTATCCGTAGTGAGCCTGATGGGATTAAAGAGAACAACTTCGATCATTTGCCAGAATTTTAA
- the corA gene encoding magnesium/cobalt transporter CorA — MGIRTKLRRNRTQKKGMPPGSLVYIGDEQTEEVTISAIAFDSDKIDEYKNASLDEVKTMIDSEKVTWVNVNGVHNVQLIDQISKHVGLHPLTTEDILNTEHRPKIDFFEDHLLAIVKMLDLPEESPDLDDEQVSFILMENTVITFQEKSGDLFDPVRLQLQESKGRIRKSGADFLFYSLLDVIFDQYLIIMDEMDDRIAQLEGMIMEDPDNHSLQDINQYKNTILQLKKTVWPVREVVNKLINRKVSYIKEDISFYLQDIHDHIVQANDMVETSRGQLYGLLDVYYSSLSMKMNEIMKVLTIVSTIFIPLTFIAGIYGMNFNNMPELSWEWSYPVVWIVMIIITGLMLMYFKRKKWF, encoded by the coding sequence ATGGGAATACGAACGAAATTACGAAGAAATCGAACTCAAAAAAAAGGAATGCCTCCTGGGTCTCTCGTTTATATTGGGGATGAACAAACAGAAGAAGTAACCATTTCAGCGATCGCTTTCGACAGTGATAAAATTGACGAATACAAGAATGCATCACTTGATGAAGTGAAAACAATGATTGATTCCGAAAAAGTTACCTGGGTTAATGTAAATGGTGTACATAATGTTCAACTAATTGATCAGATAAGCAAGCATGTGGGGTTACACCCATTAACAACAGAAGATATTTTAAATACGGAGCATCGACCAAAAATCGATTTTTTTGAAGATCATTTATTGGCGATTGTAAAAATGCTTGATTTACCAGAAGAAAGCCCGGATCTTGATGATGAGCAAGTTAGTTTTATCTTGATGGAAAATACCGTCATTACTTTCCAAGAAAAGAGCGGTGATTTATTTGATCCTGTCCGCCTTCAGCTTCAGGAAAGTAAGGGACGTATAAGAAAAAGCGGTGCTGATTTTCTTTTCTATTCGCTACTCGATGTCATATTTGATCAATATCTTATCATAATGGATGAGATGGATGATCGAATTGCTCAGCTTGAAGGAATGATTATGGAAGATCCTGATAATCATTCGCTACAAGACATTAATCAGTATAAGAACACCATCCTTCAATTAAAGAAAACCGTTTGGCCTGTTAGAGAAGTTGTGAACAAATTAATTAATCGCAAAGTTTCTTACATTAAAGAAGATATCTCTTTTTACTTACAAGATATTCATGACCACATCGTTCAGGCGAATGATATGGTCGAAACATCAAGGGGTCAATTATATGGCTTATTGGATGTGTATTATTCTAGTTTAAGTATGAAAATGAATGAAATTATGAAAGTGTTAACCATTGTTTCCACTATTTTTATTCCATTAACGTTTATTGCAGGAATTTATGGAATGAACTTCAATAATATGCCTGAATTAAGTTGGGAGTGGAGTTATCCAGTTGTATGGATTGTCATGATTATCATTACTGGATTAATGCTCATGTATTTCAAACGGAAAAAGTGGTTCTAG
- a CDS encoding GNAT family N-acetyltransferase — MQVKVVESKQELEDTFQVRHAVFVEEQRVPAELEIDDYENQAYHFVAYDSSKPTAAGRFRVINQIAKAERICVLSSYRKTGLGQLLMKSIEKHARELDLKEIKLNAQRTAVGFYEKLGYKTVSGEFIDAGIPHVTMIKTL; from the coding sequence ATGCAGGTGAAAGTTGTTGAGTCAAAGCAAGAATTGGAAGATACTTTTCAAGTAAGACATGCTGTCTTTGTTGAAGAGCAGCGAGTACCAGCTGAATTAGAAATAGATGATTATGAAAACCAAGCTTATCACTTTGTGGCTTACGATAGTAGCAAACCAACTGCTGCTGGTCGTTTTAGAGTAATCAATCAGATAGCTAAAGCTGAACGAATCTGCGTGCTAAGTAGCTATCGTAAAACAGGTCTAGGTCAACTTCTCATGAAATCAATTGAAAAACATGCGAGAGAATTAGACCTTAAAGAAATAAAGCTTAACGCACAAAGGACTGCAGTAGGGTTCTATGAGAAACTTGGTTACAAAACGGTGTCTGGAGAATTTATAGACGCTGGAATTCCTCACGTTACAATGATAAAAACATTATGA
- a CDS encoding VOC family protein: MVIDYLRLHHVQICIPTGKEEKAKQFYIETLGFVEIDKPEALKKNGGFWLKGANIELHIGTEDTIVPGKRHPAFEINNLNDVRAYLEKSGIMIQEETPIEGLQRFTFFDPFCNRIEFLSRIAKPGS; this comes from the coding sequence ATGGTTATCGACTACCTACGCCTTCACCACGTTCAAATTTGCATACCGACAGGGAAGGAAGAAAAAGCGAAACAATTCTATATTGAAACATTAGGCTTTGTAGAAATAGATAAACCAGAAGCGTTAAAGAAAAATGGTGGCTTCTGGCTTAAAGGAGCGAACATTGAGCTTCATATCGGAACAGAGGACACGATCGTCCCTGGTAAAAGACACCCTGCATTTGAGATTAATAACCTAAATGACGTAAGAGCGTATCTCGAAAAAAGTGGCATTATGATTCAAGAGGAAACCCCAATCGAAGGTCTTCAGCGCTTTACCTTCTTTGATCCTTTCTGTAATCGAATTGAGTTCCTTTCACGTATAGCTAAACCCGGCTCTTAA
- a CDS encoding ATP-binding protein yields MENQKNQQPKFSSMLPNGSEIERENLTLELMEKSRKLDHIFNHSRDGMTLSDQTGSLIEINQACCDIFELDMESIHSKKIGHHVAPEGIRTFRKMRRELVDKGYVIETLPVILENGKCKFVELSITYKVYRELNLSIIRDVTDEQLLLTQLVENKEKLASIYENALDGILIWNNERMITDANPAACQLFNTSLERMKTYNLFDFLEGNNISIGKTFQEELEREGELRGDIQFTMPGGEKKQLEFTTKKSVTGTMYLTIYRDITHTTQMIQELQRSEERFRQLFERALDGMAILNGNGYLINLNSAFCQMFEVEEEEIISTHYSHLENGCDIIWDNAATLGRSGEGKRVKSNGEQKYFSFTLSYHIYPNHHLVIIRDMTEIKNAEEELRQTETSNVLGDLAASVAHEIRNPLSTIKGFLQLLDGNEAVNQELLNVVGSEMEQLEGTINEFLLLSKREFVPYEAVNLNELIAELVERLAKKAADRKINIVEFYQSVDVSCTCIRSHIKQVITNLINNGIESMPDGGQLKTKLMTTDRGDIVIEVEDDGKGIPEHLINRLGEPYYQTTEKGTGLGLMVSYKVIKEHGGRIEVTSREGTGTVFRITLPVNQPFGHTEEVES; encoded by the coding sequence ATGGAAAACCAAAAAAACCAGCAACCGAAATTTTCTTCCATGCTTCCAAACGGCTCTGAGATAGAAAGGGAAAATTTGACCCTTGAACTGATGGAAAAAAGCCGAAAACTTGATCATATCTTTAATCACTCAAGAGATGGAATGACCCTTTCCGATCAAACTGGAAGCCTGATTGAAATCAATCAGGCTTGCTGCGATATTTTTGAATTGGATATGGAATCGATTCATTCAAAAAAAATCGGGCACCATGTTGCTCCTGAAGGTATACGCACCTTTCGGAAAATGAGAAGGGAGTTAGTCGATAAAGGTTATGTCATTGAAACGCTACCTGTCATTCTTGAAAATGGAAAATGTAAATTTGTGGAGTTATCAATTACTTATAAGGTTTATCGAGAATTAAATTTATCGATTATACGGGATGTGACGGATGAGCAGTTATTGCTAACTCAGCTGGTGGAAAACAAAGAGAAATTAGCGAGCATTTATGAAAATGCGCTTGATGGGATATTAATCTGGAATAATGAGCGGATGATTACGGATGCGAACCCTGCAGCATGTCAGCTTTTTAATACAAGTCTTGAAAGAATGAAAACCTATAACTTATTTGATTTTCTTGAAGGAAACAATATATCAATTGGGAAAACGTTTCAGGAAGAGCTAGAGCGTGAAGGAGAGCTACGAGGAGATATCCAGTTTACAATGCCTGGAGGAGAAAAGAAACAGCTTGAATTTACAACGAAAAAAAGTGTTACTGGAACGATGTACTTAACAATTTACCGTGATATTACACATACAACACAAATGATTCAAGAACTTCAGCGGAGCGAAGAGCGCTTTCGTCAGCTTTTTGAACGTGCGTTAGATGGTATGGCTATTCTAAATGGAAATGGTTATCTAATTAATTTGAACAGTGCCTTTTGTCAGATGTTTGAAGTTGAAGAAGAAGAGATTATTTCAACGCATTATTCTCATCTTGAAAATGGCTGTGATATTATTTGGGATAATGCTGCTACGTTAGGAAGAAGTGGGGAAGGAAAAAGAGTTAAGAGCAACGGCGAACAGAAGTATTTTAGCTTTACATTAAGTTATCATATTTATCCAAACCATCATCTTGTGATTATTCGGGATATGACAGAGATCAAGAATGCGGAGGAGGAGCTGCGACAAACGGAAACGAGTAACGTTCTTGGTGATCTTGCTGCAAGTGTAGCACATGAAATTCGTAATCCACTATCGACCATCAAAGGATTTCTCCAGTTATTAGATGGAAATGAAGCGGTTAACCAAGAATTACTTAACGTCGTGGGGAGTGAAATGGAACAACTCGAAGGAACCATAAATGAATTTCTCCTACTTTCAAAGCGTGAATTCGTGCCCTATGAAGCTGTGAATTTGAATGAATTAATCGCTGAATTAGTTGAGCGATTAGCTAAGAAAGCTGCCGATCGGAAGATAAATATCGTCGAATTCTATCAAAGTGTAGACGTATCATGTACATGTATTCGCTCCCATATTAAACAAGTGATAACGAATTTAATTAACAACGGAATTGAGTCCATGCCTGATGGTGGTCAGTTAAAAACAAAATTGATGACGACAGACCGTGGGGATATCGTGATTGAAGTTGAGGATGATGGGAAAGGAATACCAGAGCATTTAATAAATCGCTTAGGTGAGCCTTATTATCAAACCACTGAGAAGGGAACGGGGCTCGGATTGATGGTAAGCTATAAAGTTATTAAAGAACACGGTGGTCGAATTGAGGTAACGAGTCGAGAAGGAACAGGAACGGTTTTTCGTATTACGTTACCAGTAAACCAGCCATTCGGTCATACAGAGGAGGTAGAGAGTTGA
- a CDS encoding phosphatidylglycerophosphatase A produces the protein MKKRIHSRETEAAAKALIKERGVTIEDIAEIVYEMQYPYVDELSMDDCVESVEAVLTKREIQHAVLVGVELDKLAEQGKLSEPLQSIVETDEGLFGVDETIALGAVFGYGSIAVTTFGHLDKQKFGIIQKLDTKVGESVHTFLDDLIASIAANASSRLAHRLRDREEALDKEEREKRDKEERIG, from the coding sequence ATGAAGAAACGCATCCATAGTAGAGAGACAGAAGCAGCAGCAAAAGCCCTGATAAAAGAACGAGGCGTTACAATAGAGGATATTGCCGAGATTGTTTATGAAATGCAATACCCTTATGTAGATGAGCTTTCCATGGATGACTGTGTGGAGAGTGTTGAGGCTGTTTTAACGAAGCGAGAAATTCAACACGCTGTTCTAGTTGGTGTTGAATTGGACAAGCTAGCTGAACAGGGGAAACTTTCAGAACCACTTCAATCGATCGTGGAAACGGATGAAGGGTTATTTGGCGTTGATGAGACAATTGCGCTCGGTGCTGTATTTGGTTACGGAAGTATTGCGGTTACAACGTTTGGTCACCTTGATAAACAAAAGTTTGGTATTATACAGAAGTTGGATACAAAAGTAGGAGAAAGTGTTCATACTTTCCTTGATGACCTTATCGCAAGCATTGCCGCAAATGCTTCCAGTCGTCTTGCACACCGCCTTCGTGATCGAGAAGAAGCGTTAGATAAGGAAGAGCGTGAAAAGCGCGATAAAGAAGAACGGATCGGTTAA
- a CDS encoding MDR family MFS transporter codes for MKSLTNQISYSIRKKETNRPLVLGAIIIGMFMAAIEGTIVSTAMPGIVGDLGGFSTFSWVFSAYLLMSAITVLIFGKLSDLFGRKPIYTIGVVIFLIGSLLCGFAESMEALIVFRLIQGIGAGAVQPIALTIVGDMYTMEERAKIQGYLASVWGISAIAGPALGGVFVQYLDWAWVFWMNIPLGILSLIGIVLLLHESIDKERKSIDYAGAALLLMSISALMVVLIEGGVHWDWTSAPIFILVSISIVAMVLFFRVERKAKEPLMPLGIWRDPVIAISNSVTFTTGMILIGVSSFLPTFVQGVMEEPPIIAGFTLTTMSIGWPIASTIAGKLVIKIGFRVTSVLGGIALISGSAIYLLMTPALGPIFAGVGSFFIGVGMGLTSTTFIVAIQSAVSWKQRGIATASNMFMRTLGSAVGAALLGGILNSRLQKYLANHTSSDEVNINTANQLLDEAKRKSLDPTVLELLQNGLTTSLKWVYGGVAVFALISFVLVLFLPKKAESTSDEKEFHHE; via the coding sequence ATGAAATCGCTAACAAATCAAATATCCTATAGTATTAGAAAAAAAGAAACAAACCGACCACTCGTTCTCGGTGCGATTATAATTGGTATGTTTATGGCGGCAATTGAAGGAACGATTGTTTCTACAGCTATGCCTGGCATTGTAGGGGATCTTGGTGGATTTTCAACATTTAGCTGGGTTTTTTCAGCATACTTATTAATGTCTGCGATCACAGTGCTGATTTTTGGAAAACTTTCTGATTTATTTGGAAGAAAGCCCATATATACGATTGGCGTGGTGATTTTTCTAATCGGATCACTTTTATGTGGGTTTGCGGAGTCAATGGAAGCGCTTATTGTTTTTAGGCTCATTCAGGGAATAGGGGCAGGGGCCGTCCAACCGATTGCTCTTACGATTGTAGGAGATATGTATACAATGGAAGAAAGGGCAAAAATACAGGGGTATCTTGCAAGTGTATGGGGAATTTCAGCTATTGCAGGACCAGCCCTAGGCGGTGTTTTTGTTCAATACTTAGACTGGGCTTGGGTTTTTTGGATGAACATCCCGCTTGGTATTTTATCGCTGATTGGAATTGTTCTTCTGCTTCATGAATCCATTGATAAAGAAAGAAAATCAATCGATTATGCGGGAGCAGCACTTCTACTTATGTCCATCAGTGCGCTAATGGTCGTGTTAATTGAAGGAGGAGTTCACTGGGATTGGACATCAGCTCCGATCTTCATTCTCGTCAGTATTTCAATTGTAGCGATGGTTCTGTTTTTTAGAGTAGAACGAAAGGCGAAAGAACCGCTAATGCCACTTGGGATTTGGCGGGACCCTGTTATCGCTATTTCAAATTCCGTTACGTTTACAACCGGGATGATTTTAATTGGAGTTTCGAGCTTTCTTCCGACATTTGTTCAAGGAGTTATGGAAGAGCCCCCGATCATTGCAGGTTTTACCCTTACAACGATGTCGATTGGGTGGCCGATTGCATCAACGATTGCTGGGAAGCTTGTAATTAAAATTGGGTTTAGGGTCACTTCCGTGCTTGGAGGTATCGCGCTTATTAGTGGTTCTGCCATCTATCTTTTAATGACTCCAGCCCTTGGCCCTATTTTTGCAGGTGTTGGTTCGTTTTTCATCGGGGTTGGAATGGGTTTAACCTCTACAACGTTTATCGTAGCCATTCAAAGCGCTGTCTCATGGAAACAGAGAGGCATTGCAACTGCTTCAAATATGTTTATGAGAACATTAGGAAGTGCAGTCGGTGCAGCATTACTTGGCGGTATTTTGAATAGCCGTCTGCAGAAATACTTAGCAAATCATACCTCAAGTGACGAGGTGAATATCAATACAGCGAATCAGTTACTTGATGAAGCAAAGAGAAAAAGTCTTGACCCAACAGTTCTTGAACTGTTACAAAATGGATTAACTACTTCATTGAAATGGGTATATGGGGGAGTAGCTGTCTTCGCACTCATCAGTTTTGTTCTGGTTCTTTTTTTACCCAAAAAAGCGGAGTCAACTTCCGACGAAAAAGAATTTCATCATGAATAA
- a CDS encoding SDR family oxidoreductase encodes MEKVAVVTGAGHGIGRGVAVAYSEQGYRVILADVNEEGCKETKRLMKEDATDIILTDVSEPEAITSLFNNVEEKYGRLDILINNAGLSEFKQMDELSVNEWDEVMNTNLRSVFLGSRAAAAVMRKNNGGSIVNIASTRASMSEPNSEAYAATKGGIVALTHALAISLADDHITVNSISPGWIEVENYESLRKVDHEQHPAKRVGKPSDIGRACLFLTNAANNFVTGENLVVDGGMTRKMIYEH; translated from the coding sequence ATGGAAAAAGTCGCTGTTGTGACAGGTGCTGGTCATGGAATAGGGAGAGGCGTTGCGGTTGCTTATAGCGAGCAGGGATATCGCGTTATTCTTGCTGATGTAAATGAAGAAGGTTGCAAAGAAACGAAACGTTTAATGAAAGAAGATGCGACAGATATCATCCTAACAGACGTAAGTGAGCCAGAGGCGATCACCAGTCTTTTTAATAATGTAGAAGAGAAATATGGACGATTAGACATTTTAATTAACAACGCAGGCTTATCAGAATTCAAGCAAATGGATGAGCTAAGCGTGAACGAATGGGACGAGGTTATGAACACAAATTTAAGAAGCGTTTTTCTTGGATCACGAGCAGCGGCAGCCGTAATGAGAAAAAATAACGGAGGATCAATCGTCAACATCGCTTCTACAAGAGCTTCTATGTCAGAACCAAACAGTGAAGCATATGCTGCTACAAAAGGTGGAATCGTAGCGCTCACACACGCGCTTGCTATTTCCCTTGCTGATGACCATATCACCGTCAATTCAATAAGCCCTGGTTGGATTGAAGTGGAGAATTATGAATCTCTGCGTAAGGTCGATCATGAGCAACACCCGGCAAAAAGAGTGGGGAAACCTTCTGATATCGGACGTGCGTGTCTCTTTCTAACAAATGCAGCGAATAATTTTGTGACTGGTGAGAATCTGGTGGTTGATGGGGGCATGACTCGAAAAATGATTTATGAGCATTAA
- a CDS encoding alpha/beta hydrolase-fold protein: protein MNRGTYKDETIYSEYLKEEIPFQVYLPYNYSPLYKYSFLIANDGSDYFKLGRLGRTADELIENDEIEELIIVGIPYKSVEDRWRKYHPDGEQSDDYLRFLANELVPYLDEEYATYHLGYGRGLIGDSLAATVALRAALDYPRTFGRAILHSPYVDEAIMNQVKEFREPELLSLYHIIGKEETEVPTTDGKTKNFIEPNRALNKIITEKEFDYFYDEFEGGHLWKNWQPDMKRSLLHMFKL, encoded by the coding sequence ATGAACAGAGGTACATACAAGGATGAAACGATTTATAGTGAGTACTTAAAAGAAGAAATACCTTTTCAAGTTTACTTACCATATAACTATTCTCCCTTATACAAATACTCCTTTTTAATCGCCAATGATGGTAGCGATTACTTTAAGTTAGGGCGTCTTGGGCGAACAGCGGATGAACTTATCGAAAATGATGAAATTGAAGAACTAATCATAGTCGGCATTCCTTACAAAAGTGTAGAAGATCGCTGGCGCAAGTATCATCCTGATGGAGAGCAAAGTGATGATTATCTACGATTCCTCGCAAATGAACTCGTTCCTTATTTGGACGAAGAATATGCAACCTATCACCTAGGGTATGGTCGCGGGCTTATCGGCGACTCTTTAGCTGCTACCGTTGCACTGCGAGCCGCTCTAGATTATCCACGCACATTTGGCCGTGCGATTCTTCACTCTCCCTATGTTGATGAAGCTATCATGAATCAAGTGAAAGAATTTAGAGAGCCTGAACTTCTCTCGCTCTATCACATTATTGGAAAGGAAGAAACAGAGGTTCCTACCACTGATGGGAAAACAAAGAATTTTATCGAACCAAATCGAGCGTTAAACAAGATTATTACTGAGAAAGAATTTGATTACTTCTATGATGAATTTGAAGGCGGTCACCTTTGGAAAAACTGGCAACCGGATATGAAACGTTCGCTTTTACACATGTTTAAACTCTAA
- a CDS encoding YjcG family protein codes for MKYGIAIFPSKKLQDVANSFRKRYDPHYALIPPHLTLREGFEATEEEIQKLTPVLHKISDESKPFSMHVYKVGSFNPVNNVIYFKVKENDVLDDLHRQLNPEEALSERDYNFVPHITIAQNLSDDEHSDVYGSLQMKDVNHEEMIDRFQLLYQLENGMWTVFETFHLGKVR; via the coding sequence ATGAAATACGGCATTGCAATTTTCCCATCGAAAAAACTACAAGACGTCGCTAACTCCTTTCGCAAACGATATGATCCGCACTATGCGCTCATTCCACCACATTTGACGCTTCGTGAGGGCTTTGAGGCAACAGAAGAAGAGATTCAGAAGTTAACACCTGTGCTTCACAAAATCTCTGATGAATCTAAACCTTTTTCAATGCATGTTTATAAAGTCGGTTCTTTTAACCCTGTTAATAACGTCATTTACTTTAAAGTGAAAGAAAATGACGTTCTTGATGACTTGCATCGACAGCTTAACCCTGAAGAGGCGCTTTCTGAACGCGATTATAACTTTGTTCCACACATTACAATTGCGCAGAACCTATCAGACGATGAGCATTCTGATGTCTATGGCAGCTTGCAAATGAAGGACGTTAACCACGAAGAAATGATCGATCGTTTCCAACTACTTTACCAGCTTGAAAACGGTATGTGGACAGTGTTTGAAACGTTCCACCTTGGTAAAGTTCGCTAA
- a CDS encoding VOC family protein, which yields MIEIQRIHHVSLAVTDIERAKRFYREVLCLEEIDRPNFGFPGAWYQIGSQQLHLIVYPEAKTLRGTNELSSREGHFAFRVKSYDETLRWFKEKGVTIYENPTSKSGFAQIFVADPDGNLIELNTEQ from the coding sequence TTGATTGAGATACAACGTATACACCATGTTAGCCTGGCCGTAACAGACATTGAAAGAGCAAAAAGATTTTATCGAGAAGTTTTGTGTCTAGAGGAAATTGATCGACCGAATTTTGGCTTTCCAGGCGCCTGGTATCAGATCGGAAGTCAGCAACTTCATCTGATTGTTTATCCGGAAGCGAAAACGCTTCGTGGGACAAATGAATTATCTTCAAGGGAAGGGCATTTTGCCTTTCGCGTAAAGAGTTATGACGAAACGCTTCGCTGGTTTAAAGAAAAAGGCGTAACAATTTATGAAAACCCAACGAGTAAAAGTGGTTTTGCGCAAATTTTTGTTGCCGATCCTGATGGAAATTTAATTGAGCTAAATACAGAGCAATAA